The Seriola aureovittata isolate HTS-2021-v1 ecotype China chromosome 2, ASM2101889v1, whole genome shotgun sequence genome has a segment encoding these proteins:
- the LOC130179774 gene encoding sodium- and chloride-dependent GABA transporter 2-like isoform X1 gives MGEGEFLKGNSLEMPSQDNRLVTKTQLLDRGQWASKLEFLLAVAGTLVGLGNLWRFPYLCYKNGGGAFLVPYVLFLLACGIPMFLLETAMGQFTSQGCITCWRHFCPLFEGIGYATQVVIAYAAVSYIVIQAWAFFYLFSSFSAEVPWASCRNTWNTESCVEFDKTNASSNWTANATTPATEFWERRVLGISQGIEEIGSLRWELALCLLLAWILCYFCVWKGVRSTGKVVYFTATFPYLMLVVLLARGLTLPGAMDGLAFYLYPDPTRLVDPQVWMDAGAQVLFSFGICQGSLTALGSYNQYNNDCFKDTFVLCLVNGGSSFVAGFAIFSVLGFMSYEQGLPISEVAASGPGLAFIAYPRAVAMMPLPQLWAICFFVMVILLGADTQFVSLECLMTSVTDMFPTVFRRAYRRELLLLCLCSVCFFLGLLLVTEGGLYFLQLFDHYVCSGNNLLLLSVCQTIAIGWIYGADRLFDNIEDMIGYRPWPIMKYCWLYITPAVCLGTFIFSLVRYKPLKFNKTYVYPTWAYALGWSLGLFCVLLVPLWIIFKVTQMKGTIWQNVKQLCRPENKTHNTVKQPEQCPLNPDDTLTPAANDYKGSGGSEMEMQV, from the exons ATGGGGGAGGG GGAATTCCTCAAAGGAAACAGTCTCGAGATGCCCAGTCAAGATAACAGACTGGTGACGAAGACGCAGCTGTTGGATCGCGGCCAATGGGCGAGCAAGTTGGAGTTCCTGCTGGCTGTAGCAGGAACCCTGGTCGGCCTGGGAAACCTCTGGAGGTTCCCCTATTTGTGCTACAAAAATGGGGGAG GTGCATTTCTGGTTCCATATGTCTTGTTTCTGCTTGCCTGTGGTATCCCTATGTTCCTCCTGGAGACGGCCATGGGACAGTTCACATCTCAGGGATGCATCACGTGCTGGAGGCACTTCTGCCCTTTGTTTGAAG GGATTGGCTACGCTACCCAGGTGGTGATTGCATATGCTGCCGTGTCATACATTGTCATCCAGGCATGGGCCTTCTTCTACCTCTTCTCATCTTTCAGTGCTGAAGTCCCATGGGCCAGCTGCAGAAACACCTGGAACACAG agtCTTGTGTTGAATTTGATAAAACAAATGCGTCCTCAAACTGGACAGCAAACGCAACCACACCTGCAACAGAATTCTGGGA gaGACGAGTACTGGGTATATCTCAAGGGATTGAGGAGATTGGTAGCCTGAGGTGGGAGTTGGCTTTGTGTCTCTTACTGGCGTGGATCCTGTGCTACTTCTGTGTTTGGAAAGGAGTGAGATCCACTGGAAAG GTAGTTTACTTTACAGCCACATTCCCCTACCTCATGCTGGTGGTTCTGTTGGCTCGTGGACTCACTCTACCAGGAGCTATGGATGGCTTAGCTTTCTACCTGTATCCTGACCCAACAAGGTTGGTGGACCCTCAA GTTTGGATGGACGCAGGCGCACaggttcttttctcttttgggATTTGTCAGGGGAGTTTGACCGCCCTGGGTAGTTACAATCAGTATAACAATGATTGTTTCAA AGACACGTTTGTTCTTTGCTTGGTGAACGGCGGGTCCAGTTTTGTGGCAGGGTTTGCAATCTTTTCTGTTTTGGGCTTCATGTCCTACGAACAAGGACTGCCAATATCTGAAGTGGCTGCCTCTG GACCTGGTTTGGCATTTATTGCCTATCCACGTGCAGTAGCCATGATGCCTTTACCTCAGCTATGGGCTATATGCTTCTTCGTCATGGTCATCTTGTTGGGTGCAGATACACAG TTTGTGAGTCTTGAGTGCCTGATGACCTCAGTGACGGACATGTTTCCCACTGTGTTTCGAAGAGCTTATCGCCGAGAGCTGCTGTTGctttgtctctgctctgtttgcttCTTTCTCGGCCTCCTTCTCGTCACAGAG GGTGGCTTGTATTTCCTTCAACTCTTTGACCATTATGTTTGTAGTGGCAacaatcttcttcttctttcagtgTGTCAGACGATAGCAATTGGATGGATATATG GTGCAGACCGTCTCTTTGACAACATTGAAGATATGATTGGTTATCGACCATGGCCGATAATGAAGTATTGCTGGCTTTACATTACCCCTGCTGTTTGTCTG GGTACCTTCATATTTTCATTGGTGAGATACAAGCCTCTCAAGTTCAACAAAACCTACGTCTACCCGACCTGGGCCTACGCTTTGGGCTGGTCTCTTGGGCTGTTCTGTGTTCTCCTAGTCCCACTGTGGATCATCTTTAAAGTTACTCAGATGAAAGGGACGATATGGCAG
- the LOC130179774 gene encoding sodium- and chloride-dependent GABA transporter 2-like isoform X2, with product MPSQDNRLVTKTQLLDRGQWASKLEFLLAVAGTLVGLGNLWRFPYLCYKNGGGAFLVPYVLFLLACGIPMFLLETAMGQFTSQGCITCWRHFCPLFEGIGYATQVVIAYAAVSYIVIQAWAFFYLFSSFSAEVPWASCRNTWNTESCVEFDKTNASSNWTANATTPATEFWERRVLGISQGIEEIGSLRWELALCLLLAWILCYFCVWKGVRSTGKVVYFTATFPYLMLVVLLARGLTLPGAMDGLAFYLYPDPTRLVDPQVWMDAGAQVLFSFGICQGSLTALGSYNQYNNDCFKDTFVLCLVNGGSSFVAGFAIFSVLGFMSYEQGLPISEVAASGPGLAFIAYPRAVAMMPLPQLWAICFFVMVILLGADTQFVSLECLMTSVTDMFPTVFRRAYRRELLLLCLCSVCFFLGLLLVTEGGLYFLQLFDHYVCSGNNLLLLSVCQTIAIGWIYGADRLFDNIEDMIGYRPWPIMKYCWLYITPAVCLGTFIFSLVRYKPLKFNKTYVYPTWAYALGWSLGLFCVLLVPLWIIFKVTQMKGTIWQNVKQLCRPENKTHNTVKQPEQCPLNPDDTLTPAANDYKGSGGSEMEMQV from the exons ATGCCCAGTCAAGATAACAGACTGGTGACGAAGACGCAGCTGTTGGATCGCGGCCAATGGGCGAGCAAGTTGGAGTTCCTGCTGGCTGTAGCAGGAACCCTGGTCGGCCTGGGAAACCTCTGGAGGTTCCCCTATTTGTGCTACAAAAATGGGGGAG GTGCATTTCTGGTTCCATATGTCTTGTTTCTGCTTGCCTGTGGTATCCCTATGTTCCTCCTGGAGACGGCCATGGGACAGTTCACATCTCAGGGATGCATCACGTGCTGGAGGCACTTCTGCCCTTTGTTTGAAG GGATTGGCTACGCTACCCAGGTGGTGATTGCATATGCTGCCGTGTCATACATTGTCATCCAGGCATGGGCCTTCTTCTACCTCTTCTCATCTTTCAGTGCTGAAGTCCCATGGGCCAGCTGCAGAAACACCTGGAACACAG agtCTTGTGTTGAATTTGATAAAACAAATGCGTCCTCAAACTGGACAGCAAACGCAACCACACCTGCAACAGAATTCTGGGA gaGACGAGTACTGGGTATATCTCAAGGGATTGAGGAGATTGGTAGCCTGAGGTGGGAGTTGGCTTTGTGTCTCTTACTGGCGTGGATCCTGTGCTACTTCTGTGTTTGGAAAGGAGTGAGATCCACTGGAAAG GTAGTTTACTTTACAGCCACATTCCCCTACCTCATGCTGGTGGTTCTGTTGGCTCGTGGACTCACTCTACCAGGAGCTATGGATGGCTTAGCTTTCTACCTGTATCCTGACCCAACAAGGTTGGTGGACCCTCAA GTTTGGATGGACGCAGGCGCACaggttcttttctcttttgggATTTGTCAGGGGAGTTTGACCGCCCTGGGTAGTTACAATCAGTATAACAATGATTGTTTCAA AGACACGTTTGTTCTTTGCTTGGTGAACGGCGGGTCCAGTTTTGTGGCAGGGTTTGCAATCTTTTCTGTTTTGGGCTTCATGTCCTACGAACAAGGACTGCCAATATCTGAAGTGGCTGCCTCTG GACCTGGTTTGGCATTTATTGCCTATCCACGTGCAGTAGCCATGATGCCTTTACCTCAGCTATGGGCTATATGCTTCTTCGTCATGGTCATCTTGTTGGGTGCAGATACACAG TTTGTGAGTCTTGAGTGCCTGATGACCTCAGTGACGGACATGTTTCCCACTGTGTTTCGAAGAGCTTATCGCCGAGAGCTGCTGTTGctttgtctctgctctgtttgcttCTTTCTCGGCCTCCTTCTCGTCACAGAG GGTGGCTTGTATTTCCTTCAACTCTTTGACCATTATGTTTGTAGTGGCAacaatcttcttcttctttcagtgTGTCAGACGATAGCAATTGGATGGATATATG GTGCAGACCGTCTCTTTGACAACATTGAAGATATGATTGGTTATCGACCATGGCCGATAATGAAGTATTGCTGGCTTTACATTACCCCTGCTGTTTGTCTG GGTACCTTCATATTTTCATTGGTGAGATACAAGCCTCTCAAGTTCAACAAAACCTACGTCTACCCGACCTGGGCCTACGCTTTGGGCTGGTCTCTTGGGCTGTTCTGTGTTCTCCTAGTCCCACTGTGGATCATCTTTAAAGTTACTCAGATGAAAGGGACGATATGGCAG
- the LOC130179774 gene encoding sodium- and chloride-dependent GABA transporter 2-like isoform X3: protein MGEGEFLKGNSLEMPSQDNRLVTKTQLLDRGQWASKLEFLLAVAGTLVGLGNLWRFPYLCYKNGGGAFLVPYVLFLLACGIPMFLLETAMGQFTSQGCITCWRHFCPLFEGIGYATQVVIAYAAVSYIVIQAWAFFYLFSSFSAEVPWASCRNTWNTESCVEFDKTNASSNWTANATTPATEFWERRVLGISQGIEEIGSLRWELALCLLLAWILCYFCVWKGVRSTGKVVYFTATFPYLMLVVLLARGLTLPGAMDGLAFYLYPDPTRLVDPQVWMDAGAQVLFSFGICQGSLTALGSYNQYNNDCFKDTFVLCLVNGGSSFVAGFAIFSVLGFMSYEQGLPISEVAASGPGLAFIAYPRAVAMMPLPQLWAICFFVMVILLGADTQFVSLECLMTSVTDMFPTVFRRAYRRELLLLCLCSVCFFLGLLLVTEGGLYFLQLFDHYVCSGNNLLLLSVCQTIAIGWIYGADRLFDNIEDMIGYRPWPIMKYCWLYITPAVCLNVKQLCRPENKTHNTVKQPEQCPLNPDDTLTPAANDYKGSGGSEMEMQV, encoded by the exons ATGGGGGAGGG GGAATTCCTCAAAGGAAACAGTCTCGAGATGCCCAGTCAAGATAACAGACTGGTGACGAAGACGCAGCTGTTGGATCGCGGCCAATGGGCGAGCAAGTTGGAGTTCCTGCTGGCTGTAGCAGGAACCCTGGTCGGCCTGGGAAACCTCTGGAGGTTCCCCTATTTGTGCTACAAAAATGGGGGAG GTGCATTTCTGGTTCCATATGTCTTGTTTCTGCTTGCCTGTGGTATCCCTATGTTCCTCCTGGAGACGGCCATGGGACAGTTCACATCTCAGGGATGCATCACGTGCTGGAGGCACTTCTGCCCTTTGTTTGAAG GGATTGGCTACGCTACCCAGGTGGTGATTGCATATGCTGCCGTGTCATACATTGTCATCCAGGCATGGGCCTTCTTCTACCTCTTCTCATCTTTCAGTGCTGAAGTCCCATGGGCCAGCTGCAGAAACACCTGGAACACAG agtCTTGTGTTGAATTTGATAAAACAAATGCGTCCTCAAACTGGACAGCAAACGCAACCACACCTGCAACAGAATTCTGGGA gaGACGAGTACTGGGTATATCTCAAGGGATTGAGGAGATTGGTAGCCTGAGGTGGGAGTTGGCTTTGTGTCTCTTACTGGCGTGGATCCTGTGCTACTTCTGTGTTTGGAAAGGAGTGAGATCCACTGGAAAG GTAGTTTACTTTACAGCCACATTCCCCTACCTCATGCTGGTGGTTCTGTTGGCTCGTGGACTCACTCTACCAGGAGCTATGGATGGCTTAGCTTTCTACCTGTATCCTGACCCAACAAGGTTGGTGGACCCTCAA GTTTGGATGGACGCAGGCGCACaggttcttttctcttttgggATTTGTCAGGGGAGTTTGACCGCCCTGGGTAGTTACAATCAGTATAACAATGATTGTTTCAA AGACACGTTTGTTCTTTGCTTGGTGAACGGCGGGTCCAGTTTTGTGGCAGGGTTTGCAATCTTTTCTGTTTTGGGCTTCATGTCCTACGAACAAGGACTGCCAATATCTGAAGTGGCTGCCTCTG GACCTGGTTTGGCATTTATTGCCTATCCACGTGCAGTAGCCATGATGCCTTTACCTCAGCTATGGGCTATATGCTTCTTCGTCATGGTCATCTTGTTGGGTGCAGATACACAG TTTGTGAGTCTTGAGTGCCTGATGACCTCAGTGACGGACATGTTTCCCACTGTGTTTCGAAGAGCTTATCGCCGAGAGCTGCTGTTGctttgtctctgctctgtttgcttCTTTCTCGGCCTCCTTCTCGTCACAGAG GGTGGCTTGTATTTCCTTCAACTCTTTGACCATTATGTTTGTAGTGGCAacaatcttcttcttctttcagtgTGTCAGACGATAGCAATTGGATGGATATATG GTGCAGACCGTCTCTTTGACAACATTGAAGATATGATTGGTTATCGACCATGGCCGATAATGAAGTATTGCTGGCTTTACATTACCCCTGCTGTTTGTCTG